A stretch of the Bdellovibrio sp. 22V genome encodes the following:
- a CDS encoding sigma-54 dependent transcriptional regulator has translation MTSTRVFSLLIVDDDPLVHQSLKMCLPTHWKVFSAPKLEAIQYERFYHAAFVDMHLEPNAKTAAGPQVIEKLVKHNNQLEVVAMSGDLSRELMENCLKAGAQRFLAKPLMPEEILLVLEKIEALWDLRSVDPSADRRTVRWVGTSSASQKIKKRIADLRGEANPVLIEGETGCGKEVVARLLHEQEGERPFIAVNVASIPENLFESEMFGHVKGAFTGADQNKVGLTEAANGGDLFLDEIEALPLSQQAKLLRFLETGEVRRVGAKETTQVKTRVIVASNKSLEKMVAAGEFREDLLYRLASQRIELPPLRERLEDIDELASHFLQAERPRRNKTFAEDGLKTLKKYNWPGNVRELKRVCEQLSLTSPLPFIREEDVLSWLKPAATPSGAPSYTVIDFNKGLNTLVEEFEAHVIRSCLKQTRDIEQAAKALQVSRSNLYKKVKDYKIEEDPS, from the coding sequence ATGACTTCCACTCGAGTATTTTCTCTATTAATCGTCGATGACGACCCTCTGGTGCATCAATCATTGAAGATGTGCCTGCCAACGCATTGGAAAGTTTTTTCTGCACCTAAACTGGAAGCGATCCAATACGAGCGTTTTTATCATGCTGCCTTCGTGGACATGCATCTTGAACCGAACGCGAAGACAGCGGCAGGACCTCAGGTCATAGAAAAACTTGTTAAACACAACAACCAACTCGAAGTCGTCGCGATGTCGGGCGATCTTAGCCGCGAGCTGATGGAAAACTGTCTTAAGGCCGGAGCCCAAAGGTTTTTAGCAAAACCACTGATGCCTGAAGAAATTCTTTTAGTGCTGGAAAAAATCGAGGCCCTGTGGGACTTGCGCAGCGTGGACCCTAGCGCCGACCGCCGTACTGTGCGCTGGGTTGGCACCTCTTCCGCTTCGCAAAAAATTAAAAAACGCATCGCGGATCTGCGCGGGGAAGCAAATCCCGTTCTTATCGAAGGCGAAACAGGCTGCGGGAAAGAAGTGGTCGCGCGCCTTTTACACGAGCAAGAGGGCGAACGCCCTTTCATCGCTGTGAATGTCGCAAGCATTCCTGAAAATCTTTTTGAATCAGAAATGTTCGGTCACGTGAAAGGCGCTTTCACCGGAGCCGATCAAAACAAAGTCGGTTTGACTGAAGCCGCCAATGGTGGAGATCTTTTCTTAGACGAAATCGAAGCATTGCCTCTTTCACAACAAGCAAAACTTTTGCGCTTTTTGGAAACGGGCGAGGTCCGCCGCGTCGGTGCCAAAGAAACGACACAGGTTAAAACTCGTGTGATCGTCGCCAGCAACAAGTCGTTGGAAAAAATGGTTGCAGCCGGAGAGTTCCGTGAAGATCTTCTTTATCGTTTGGCTTCACAGCGAATTGAACTCCCGCCTTTACGCGAAAGACTGGAAGATATCGACGAGTTAGCTTCGCACTTTTTACAGGCCGAACGCCCGCGCCGTAACAAGACGTTTGCGGAAGACGGACTGAAAACTTTGAAAAAGTACAACTGGCCCGGCAACGTGCGCGAACTCAAGCGTGTGTGTGAACAATTGAGCCTGACATCGCCCCTGCCGTTTATTCGCGAAGAAGATGTTTTGTCTTGGCTAAAGCCCGCGGCGACTCCCAGCGGTGCACCTTCTTATACCGTGATTGATTTTAATAAAGGTTTGAACACTTTGGTTGAAGAGTTCGAAGCCCATGTGATTCGCAGCTGTTTAAAACAGACCCGCGATATCGAGCAGGCTGCAAAAGCACTGCAAGTATCGCGCTCCAACCTGTACAAAAAGGTTAAAGACTACAAAATTGAAGAGGACCCTTCGTAA
- the serA gene encoding phosphoglycerate dehydrogenase yields MSALRILLVENIHTVAKEKLEEEGFKVDLLSYAPSEEELLKVLPNYDVLGIRSKTEITGNVLEKNPHLTSIGCFCIGTNQVDLMTARELGIPVFNAPHSNTRSVAELVIAEMISLSRQLGDRNSKAHIGEWVKSAEGSREVRGKTVGIVGYGHIGSQVSVLAEAMGLKVVFYDVVKKLPLGNAEVKTSLEELLRVSDFVTLHVPETSETKDMIGAKELALMKRGSHLINASRGTVVVIEALVEALKSKHIAGCAIDVFPEEPASNKEKFKSPLQGLNNVILTPHIGGSTEEAQYAIGMEVAESFRRYLKIGSSSGAVNFPNVDLPVKQGTSRLLNVHKNEPGVLGEINGLISKAGANIEGQYLSTDEKIGYLVMDVHAAHAKTLADDIGKLSRSIRTRLVY; encoded by the coding sequence ATGAGCGCGCTCAGAATTCTTCTTGTTGAAAATATCCACACCGTGGCGAAAGAAAAATTAGAAGAGGAGGGCTTTAAAGTCGATCTTCTTTCTTATGCTCCTTCGGAAGAAGAATTGCTTAAAGTTTTGCCGAATTACGATGTTTTGGGAATTCGCTCCAAGACGGAAATCACCGGCAACGTTCTAGAGAAGAACCCGCATCTTACAAGCATCGGCTGCTTTTGCATTGGTACAAATCAGGTGGACTTAATGACAGCACGGGAGCTTGGTATCCCGGTGTTCAATGCTCCTCATTCGAACACTCGATCGGTCGCGGAGCTCGTGATTGCCGAGATGATTTCTCTGTCTCGACAATTGGGCGATCGTAACAGCAAAGCCCATATCGGGGAGTGGGTGAAATCCGCTGAAGGTTCGCGCGAAGTGCGCGGAAAAACTGTGGGGATTGTGGGCTACGGTCACATCGGGAGCCAGGTCAGTGTTCTTGCCGAAGCTATGGGCCTTAAAGTCGTGTTTTATGACGTCGTTAAAAAACTTCCGCTGGGAAATGCGGAGGTAAAAACGTCTTTGGAAGAGCTTCTGCGTGTCTCTGACTTTGTGACTTTGCATGTCCCTGAAACTTCCGAAACGAAAGACATGATTGGCGCGAAAGAACTTGCACTGATGAAACGCGGAAGTCATCTGATCAACGCCAGCCGCGGAACGGTCGTGGTCATTGAAGCCTTGGTGGAGGCGCTCAAATCGAAACATATCGCCGGCTGTGCCATTGACGTTTTTCCTGAAGAACCGGCATCAAATAAAGAGAAATTCAAATCTCCTTTGCAGGGATTGAATAACGTGATTCTGACTCCGCACATTGGTGGCAGCACGGAAGAAGCCCAATACGCCATCGGTATGGAAGTCGCTGAAAGTTTTCGCCGCTATCTCAAGATCGGGTCTTCCTCAGGCGCTGTGAATTTCCCGAACGTCGATCTGCCAGTGAAGCAGGGAACGTCGCGCTTGTTGAATGTGCATAAGAATGAACCGGGCGTTTTGGGTGAGATCAACGGTCTGATCTCAAAAGCCGGTGCGAACATTGAAGGCCAGTATCTTTCAACGGACGAAAAGATTGGTTATCTGGTGATGGATGTGCACGCCGCGCATGCAAAAACTTTGGCGGATGATATCGGGAAGCTGTCGCGTTCGATTCGAACACGCCTTGTTTACTAG
- a CDS encoding FAD-binding oxidoreductase, with translation MSTALVELESFLHRDQIKTDEESLKYWGKDWTTYFDIKASAIVFPRSTEDVVSLVKWARKNKIALVPSGGRTGLSGAAVATQGEVVVSFDQMNKIKDFSGVDQSVVIEPGVVTEALQEFAHSKNLFYPVDFAATGSSQMGGNIATNAGGIKVVRYGLTREWIIGLKVVTGAGDVLELNNGLVKNATGYDLRHLFIGSEGTLGFIVEATIRLAPAPPPMKVLVMAVSGLDAVMKIFAEFKTKTSLVAFEMFSDKALKKVLENTGLPAPLETQSPFYVLAEVETRNEQDEEHALGVFEKCLEEAWVLDGVISQSDVQAATFWRYREDISESLAKYSPYKNDIAVTISKVPPFMEDLDKVLAQAYPTWEVVWFGHIGDGNLHINILRPQGMTKEEFVQECRKVDVMVFDTVKKYKGSISAEHGVGMTKRSFLTYTRSEAEIAIMRGIKKVFDPDSIMNPGKVI, from the coding sequence ATGTCTACTGCCCTTGTCGAACTCGAAAGTTTTTTACACAGAGACCAGATCAAGACCGACGAAGAGAGTCTGAAGTATTGGGGCAAAGACTGGACAACCTATTTCGACATCAAAGCCTCCGCGATCGTTTTTCCCCGCAGTACTGAAGATGTTGTGAGCCTGGTTAAATGGGCGCGCAAAAACAAAATCGCGCTCGTTCCCTCGGGAGGACGTACGGGACTGTCAGGCGCGGCCGTGGCGACTCAAGGCGAGGTCGTCGTTTCTTTTGATCAAATGAACAAAATCAAAGACTTTAGCGGCGTCGATCAATCCGTTGTGATTGAGCCGGGCGTGGTAACGGAAGCTTTGCAAGAGTTCGCGCATTCAAAAAATCTTTTCTATCCTGTTGATTTCGCCGCGACTGGTTCTTCGCAAATGGGCGGTAACATCGCTACCAACGCCGGCGGCATCAAAGTCGTTCGCTACGGTTTGACGCGTGAATGGATCATCGGTCTGAAAGTTGTTACAGGCGCCGGTGATGTTCTTGAACTTAATAACGGTCTTGTGAAGAACGCGACTGGCTACGATCTTCGCCATCTTTTCATCGGTTCGGAAGGTACATTGGGTTTCATCGTTGAAGCGACCATCCGCCTGGCTCCGGCACCTCCGCCAATGAAAGTTTTGGTTATGGCTGTCAGCGGCCTTGATGCTGTCATGAAAATCTTTGCAGAGTTTAAAACGAAAACGTCGCTGGTGGCGTTTGAAATGTTTTCGGACAAAGCTTTGAAAAAAGTTTTAGAGAACACGGGTCTGCCGGCTCCCCTCGAAACACAGTCACCGTTTTACGTTCTTGCAGAAGTGGAAACTCGCAACGAGCAAGATGAAGAACACGCTTTGGGTGTTTTTGAAAAATGTTTGGAAGAAGCGTGGGTTCTTGACGGCGTCATCAGTCAGTCTGACGTCCAAGCCGCGACTTTTTGGCGTTACCGCGAAGACATCTCTGAATCTTTGGCGAAGTACTCACCTTATAAAAACGATATCGCCGTGACGATCTCTAAAGTGCCTCCATTTATGGAAGATCTTGATAAAGTTTTGGCCCAAGCTTATCCGACATGGGAAGTTGTTTGGTTCGGTCATATCGGCGATGGAAATCTGCACATCAACATCCTGCGCCCGCAAGGAATGACGAAAGAAGAATTCGTGCAAGAGTGCCGCAAAGTCGATGTTATGGTTTTTGATACCGTGAAAAAGTACAAAGGCTCAATCTCTGCAGAGCATGGCGTGGGAATGACGAAACGTTCGTTCCTCACTTACACGCGCTCGGAAGCGGAAATCGCGATCATGCGCGGAATTAAAAAAGTCTTCGATCCGGATTCGATCATGAATCCCGGTAAAGTCATTTAA
- a CDS encoding DUF2892 domain-containing protein, whose product MRCNVALWDRILRFILGVGLTAYAIAGGPFWAYIGIYGLITAAWGLCPIYAFFRIRTLRDFHRPIRDQE is encoded by the coding sequence ATGAGATGCAATGTCGCCCTTTGGGACCGCATTTTAAGATTTATCTTGGGCGTCGGCCTCACCGCTTACGCTATTGCAGGCGGTCCTTTTTGGGCGTACATCGGCATTTATGGACTTATCACAGCGGCTTGGGGCTTGTGTCCCATTTACGCTTTCTTTAGAATTAGAACTCTGAGAGATTTTCACCGACCGATTCGCGACCAAGAATAG
- the grxD gene encoding Grx4 family monothiol glutaredoxin, translating into MATVHEKIENILNENKVVLFMKGTQQFPMCGFSARACAILQDIGIKFHDVNVLDDEEIRSGIKEYGNWPTIPQLYINKQLVGGSDIMMEMYQSGELQELLKQ; encoded by the coding sequence ATGGCAACAGTACACGAAAAAATTGAAAATATTTTGAATGAAAATAAAGTCGTGCTTTTCATGAAGGGCACACAACAGTTCCCTATGTGCGGTTTCTCTGCACGTGCTTGCGCGATCTTGCAAGACATCGGCATCAAATTCCACGACGTCAACGTTTTGGATGATGAAGAAATCCGTTCTGGCATCAAAGAATACGGCAACTGGCCGACAATTCCGCAGTTGTACATCAACAAACAATTGGTGGGCGGAAGCGACATCATGATGGAAATGTACCAATCTGGCGAGCTGCAAGAGCTCTTGAAACAGTAA
- a CDS encoding BolA family protein: MKERLETHYPDCKVEVFDLTGTQDHYEVFVESPVFAGMSRIQQHQHVMACFGPELKTGEVHALSIKTKIKN, encoded by the coding sequence ATGAAAGAACGATTAGAAACGCACTATCCCGACTGCAAAGTCGAAGTTTTCGATCTCACAGGCACTCAAGATCACTATGAGGTCTTTGTGGAAAGCCCGGTTTTTGCGGGGATGTCTCGTATTCAACAACATCAGCATGTGATGGCCTGCTTTGGTCCAGAATTGAAGACTGGAGAGGTTCACGCGCTTTCAATCAAGACTAAGATTAAGAATTAA
- a CDS encoding alkaline phosphatase family protein — MFGPTHRLLKIFSLVLVALLFYFFARVEFLLWNWSLFKNKPVLDILWSFVVGLRFDAAAALSVTAPVLLLAFVPWPKSWHWHWSTLTWVLFSLLQVPFLILNLVDVEFINFVGRRFSYDTLFIVNEIPGKFWNFVTSYWLLFLINTLLVVLFVFCVRRVMTRESQEVVWPGEKKSSVKLWLSHAFLCFVALAVSVVGIRGGLQSKPINFVNANVFTAPLLNNLVLNSTFTFIKSYGAESLKREKYFANKDEMLTHLNGFLKVSALEGKRPAKPQNVMIIILESFGEEFLGPVNGKTYTPFLDSLMAKSLVFKNAYANGRRSIEGVGAVMAGIPALMSEPFISSHFTSNYFLGLGTLVSQKGYATSFFHGGHNGTMYFDSFMQSAGVEKYYGAREYGNAADDDGVWGIWDEPFLQWMLGQMDSLPQPFMNTVFTLSSHQPFKVPEKYQETFPEGPLPILKTIAYTDYALKKFFAEAEKKPWFKDTLFIITADHAALHYRPEYENDIGSYRIPLFFYHPSYSFPKVDTEMIVQQIDILPTVLDFLGLPEKDKNYLGSSVFISGDKTVVNYIDGRYILFAKEAHLRWSPGHNEPQMFAIDDRVGERELSSAETNARKQQLTEKLKATIQYFNEGMWDNKLYYPSK; from the coding sequence ATGTTTGGTCCTACTCATCGGTTGCTTAAAATCTTCTCCCTGGTCCTTGTGGCTTTGCTCTTTTATTTCTTCGCACGGGTGGAGTTTTTGCTATGGAACTGGAGTTTATTTAAGAATAAGCCGGTCCTCGATATTCTGTGGTCCTTTGTGGTGGGACTGCGCTTTGATGCCGCCGCTGCATTGAGTGTCACGGCTCCTGTTCTGCTTTTGGCTTTCGTGCCGTGGCCGAAGAGCTGGCATTGGCACTGGTCGACGCTGACGTGGGTGCTTTTCTCTTTGCTGCAAGTGCCATTTCTGATTCTCAATCTTGTCGACGTAGAGTTTATTAATTTCGTCGGCCGTCGTTTTTCTTACGACACTCTTTTTATTGTGAATGAAATTCCCGGTAAGTTTTGGAATTTTGTTACCAGCTATTGGCTGCTCTTTTTGATCAACACCTTGCTGGTGGTTTTGTTCGTCTTCTGTGTTCGTCGTGTGATGACACGCGAATCGCAAGAGGTCGTATGGCCGGGAGAGAAGAAAAGCTCCGTAAAACTTTGGCTCTCGCACGCCTTTTTATGTTTTGTCGCTTTGGCGGTTTCGGTCGTGGGCATTCGCGGCGGATTGCAAAGCAAGCCGATCAATTTTGTGAATGCGAATGTCTTTACGGCGCCGCTTTTAAACAATTTGGTTCTAAACTCGACGTTTACTTTTATTAAAAGTTACGGCGCCGAAAGTCTTAAACGCGAAAAATATTTCGCCAACAAAGATGAAATGCTGACCCACCTTAATGGTTTTCTCAAGGTTTCTGCGCTCGAGGGAAAACGTCCCGCCAAGCCTCAAAATGTCATGATTATCATCCTTGAAAGTTTCGGCGAGGAATTTCTAGGCCCCGTGAACGGCAAAACCTACACGCCGTTTTTGGATTCTCTTATGGCGAAGTCGTTGGTTTTTAAAAATGCTTACGCGAACGGCCGCCGCTCTATTGAAGGCGTCGGAGCCGTCATGGCCGGCATTCCGGCTTTGATGAGTGAGCCGTTTATCTCTTCGCATTTCACGTCCAATTACTTTTTGGGTTTAGGAACACTGGTTTCACAGAAAGGCTATGCGACAAGTTTTTTCCATGGCGGTCATAACGGGACGATGTATTTTGATTCCTTCATGCAAAGTGCCGGGGTGGAAAAATACTATGGCGCGCGTGAATACGGAAATGCCGCCGATGATGACGGTGTGTGGGGAATTTGGGACGAGCCGTTCTTGCAGTGGATGCTCGGGCAAATGGATTCGCTACCTCAGCCTTTCATGAACACGGTGTTTACGCTTTCTTCCCATCAACCGTTTAAAGTGCCGGAAAAATACCAGGAGACTTTCCCTGAAGGTCCATTGCCGATTCTCAAGACGATCGCCTATACGGATTATGCTCTGAAAAAGTTCTTTGCCGAGGCGGAAAAGAAGCCGTGGTTTAAAGATACTTTGTTCATCATCACGGCCGACCATGCGGCTCTTCATTATCGTCCTGAATATGAAAACGACATCGGCAGCTACCGCATTCCGTTGTTCTTTTATCATCCGTCCTATTCGTTTCCCAAAGTGGATACGGAGATGATCGTGCAGCAAATCGACATCTTGCCGACGGTTTTGGATTTCTTAGGTTTGCCAGAGAAAGACAAAAACTATCTTGGCAGCTCCGTTTTTATTTCCGGAGATAAAACCGTCGTGAACTATATTGACGGCCGGTACATTCTTTTCGCCAAAGAGGCCCACCTGCGATGGTCACCGGGACATAACGAACCGCAGATGTTTGCCATCGACGACCGCGTCGGCGAGCGCGAACTTTCGTCTGCAGAAACCAACGCGCGCAAGCAGCAGTTGACGGAAAAATTGAAAGCCACTATACAATATTTCAACGAAGGAATGTGGGATAATAAATTGTATTATCCATCTAAGTAG
- a CDS encoding DUF4337 domain-containing protein, with amino-acid sequence MSEENNNNFEMRCGVVIAIFAAIMAVSDLVAGKYGDDEIIGTNEKAAAYMWYQSKSIKETLVEGEKSLLVSLKEAGAIEAKAAPGVDRHITNLERKILRYKKEKNEILKGSQSVGPENWVQDLNGELGKIIGAQEMEAHLASLGKAGDRFDMASLFFQVCLVLGALSLVLKKEKLQMVFFSGMCLLGVLGAGISLWAFVSVA; translated from the coding sequence ATGTCTGAAGAAAATAATAATAATTTTGAAATGCGTTGTGGGGTTGTGATCGCGATTTTTGCGGCGATCATGGCGGTGAGTGATTTGGTCGCGGGCAAGTACGGGGACGATGAGATCATCGGCACCAACGAAAAGGCCGCCGCATATATGTGGTATCAATCGAAAAGCATCAAAGAAACTTTGGTGGAAGGGGAGAAGTCCCTTCTTGTGAGTCTTAAGGAAGCGGGAGCCATCGAAGCCAAAGCAGCACCAGGTGTAGACCGGCACATCACCAATTTAGAGCGAAAAATTCTGCGCTATAAAAAAGAGAAGAACGAAATTCTCAAAGGATCACAAAGTGTCGGCCCTGAAAACTGGGTGCAGGATCTTAACGGCGAGCTCGGAAAAATCATCGGGGCGCAAGAAATGGAAGCCCATTTGGCGTCTCTGGGGAAGGCCGGAGATCGCTTCGACATGGCCAGCTTGTTTTTTCAAGTATGCTTGGTTCTCGGAGCATTAAGCTTGGTTCTAAAAAAAGAAAAACTGCAAATGGTGTTCTTTTCGGGGATGTGCCTGCTGGGAGTTTTGGGCGCCGGAATTTCTTTGTGGGCGTTTGTCTCTGTCGCATAA
- a CDS encoding PilZ domain-containing protein, producing the protein MSEALIVFKAIHNEADKQFLLQKILASKETIYLRDKFDRNISLKPVSINSNQQIKCHPPEETSMNTQENATFTASFSIQGEKYIFETHPIVGDNYVTLTVLNLFHLQRRRNYRYVLPKDYSAQFVINCLNQGICSISCRLLDLSTEGCAVEIPQEDANLKLEDLVEAEIFLGDRDPILVQGLLKNIRAQGMTHLVLGIEFNHMANASEGKIVTSLTDLQREIYFRKAG; encoded by the coding sequence ATGAGTGAGGCCCTGATCGTTTTCAAAGCCATTCATAACGAAGCCGACAAGCAGTTCTTGTTGCAAAAAATTCTTGCGAGCAAAGAGACGATCTATTTGCGCGATAAGTTCGACCGCAATATTTCCTTAAAGCCCGTAAGCATTAACTCGAACCAACAAATCAAATGTCATCCTCCTGAGGAAACTTCCATGAACACTCAGGAGAATGCAACTTTCACCGCAAGCTTCTCCATTCAGGGGGAAAAATACATTTTCGAAACCCACCCGATCGTGGGCGACAACTATGTCACACTGACAGTGCTGAATCTTTTCCATTTACAAAGACGTCGCAACTATCGCTACGTGCTTCCGAAGGATTATTCCGCTCAGTTCGTTATTAACTGTCTGAACCAGGGTATTTGCTCCATTTCTTGCCGTCTTTTGGATCTCAGCACGGAAGGCTGCGCTGTCGAAATCCCGCAAGAAGATGCCAATCTTAAACTGGAAGACCTTGTAGAAGCAGAGATTTTCTTAGGGGATCGTGATCCGATTCTTGTGCAGGGTTTGCTTAAAAATATCCGCGCCCAAGGCATGACCCATCTTGTGTTAGGCATTGAGTTTAATCACATGGCGAATGCGAGCGAGGGAAAAATCGTCACCTCCCTCACCGATTTGCAAAGAGAAATTTATTTTAGAAAAGCGGGCTAA
- a CDS encoding cyclic nucleotide-binding domain-containing protein, which translates to MSVKTFKKGEVIYKDGDKITSVYLIQTGGANQCLIRGKKTIDFFQLGSSHILGDQVILGQNTHPTSAIATTETKVLEIPVETLKQQYEGAPQMLKVIIKSLAERLRLAVNDVRSSKLEKDSSPCPEDQVAKVFGAVFHTANHKGDRSQAGRIVVDWSMMKQYSQRVMGESPKRIEQAINILVKLKLALYEMGKAPDNPDGPDEIQKVHFLDLPLVESFFEFYQYYYFKGGRSELLKVDELCQQMLEALLKLCENEQPDRFGIVGVDFAKFSEHCKNEIGINLNNDHFNRLEGKGVFMKRKNGGSGVLLQFEVKEFRSIFQSWKMLREIEKWNEKGFVDMDEKEERPKKKASGGPSCPACSVELQAGAKFCHECGHKIVAAA; encoded by the coding sequence ATGTCTGTTAAAACCTTCAAAAAAGGCGAAGTCATCTATAAGGATGGCGATAAGATCACGTCGGTTTATCTGATCCAAACGGGAGGCGCCAACCAATGCCTTATCCGCGGTAAGAAGACCATTGATTTCTTTCAGTTAGGCTCTTCGCACATTCTCGGCGATCAAGTGATTCTGGGGCAAAACACTCACCCTACTTCCGCCATTGCGACGACAGAAACCAAAGTTCTGGAAATTCCTGTTGAGACTTTGAAGCAGCAATATGAGGGCGCTCCGCAAATGCTCAAAGTGATCATCAAATCATTGGCAGAACGTTTGCGTTTGGCCGTCAATGACGTGCGTTCGAGCAAACTTGAAAAGGACTCCTCACCTTGTCCGGAAGATCAGGTGGCTAAAGTTTTCGGGGCTGTCTTCCACACCGCAAATCATAAGGGTGATCGGTCACAAGCCGGCCGTATTGTCGTCGACTGGAGTATGATGAAACAATACTCACAACGTGTGATGGGCGAATCTCCGAAGCGCATTGAACAGGCGATTAATATTCTTGTGAAGCTGAAGCTCGCTCTTTATGAAATGGGGAAAGCGCCCGACAATCCAGATGGACCGGATGAAATCCAGAAAGTGCATTTCTTGGATCTGCCATTGGTGGAAAGCTTCTTTGAGTTCTATCAGTATTACTACTTTAAAGGCGGCCGTTCAGAGCTTCTTAAAGTCGACGAGCTTTGCCAGCAAATGTTGGAAGCTCTTCTGAAACTTTGCGAGAACGAGCAACCAGACCGCTTTGGTATTGTGGGTGTTGATTTCGCGAAATTTTCTGAACACTGTAAAAATGAAATCGGCATTAACTTGAATAACGACCATTTCAACCGTCTTGAAGGCAAAGGTGTCTTCATGAAAAGAAAAAATGGCGGTTCCGGCGTTCTGTTGCAATTTGAAGTGAAAGAGTTCCGCTCAATTTTCCAAAGCTGGAAGATGCTTCGTGAAATTGAAAAGTGGAACGAAAAAGGTTTCGTTGACATGGATGAAAAAGAAGAACGTCCCAAGAAAAAAGCTTCTGGCGGACCCTCCTGCCCTGCGTGCTCTGTCGAGCTTCAAGCGGGCGCGAAATTCTGTCACGAGTGTGGTCACAAGATTGTAGCGGCGGCATAA
- a CDS encoding HNH endonuclease has product MDYFFSPASPEHQKREKAKARELRLSQWWKQELGKGLCYHCGERFKPAELTMDHLIPIARGGKSNKNNCVPSCKDCNTKKGYKTRAEMALESLSQTATTTEPDSNDEES; this is encoded by the coding sequence ATGGATTATTTCTTTTCCCCGGCCTCACCAGAACATCAAAAGCGCGAAAAGGCGAAAGCCCGTGAATTGCGTTTGAGTCAGTGGTGGAAGCAGGAGCTAGGCAAAGGTCTGTGCTATCACTGCGGAGAGCGTTTTAAACCGGCGGAATTGACCATGGATCACCTGATTCCCATTGCACGCGGCGGGAAGTCCAATAAGAACAACTGCGTTCCTTCATGCAAAGACTGCAATACGAAAAAAGGTTACAAGACCCGCGCGGAAATGGCTTTGGAATCGCTGTCTCAAACTGCGACAACAACAGAGCCTGATTCAAACGACGAAGAGTCTTAA
- a CDS encoding TPM domain-containing protein has translation MRAIALSFLLFFFGLSFSAWAKFDPPPLSGPVIDEVGFLTRNDRQELMQLLYDFNRRGVAQVQVLIVPDLQGIPIEQASIEITDQWQLGDKKKDNGVLFLISAQERAMRIEVGQGLEGAIPDIYAKRIISDQVIPLFRAKRYSAGVVVGVHEILRLADKEFADEKQLQENDSKGGGDIPVFVIIAILIIISILGRFGGGRGRYYRGGGGWGGGTFGGGGWGSGGSGGGWSGGGGGFSGGGASGNW, from the coding sequence ATGCGCGCAATCGCTCTTTCTTTTTTATTATTCTTTTTCGGCCTGAGTTTTTCTGCTTGGGCCAAATTTGATCCGCCTCCTTTGTCAGGTCCCGTGATTGATGAGGTGGGATTTCTCACTCGCAATGACCGTCAAGAATTGATGCAGCTTCTTTACGATTTCAATCGTCGCGGGGTAGCGCAAGTTCAGGTCTTGATCGTTCCCGATTTGCAGGGAATTCCAATCGAGCAGGCTTCTATTGAAATCACGGATCAATGGCAGTTGGGGGATAAAAAGAAAGACAACGGTGTTTTATTTTTGATCTCGGCGCAAGAGCGTGCAATGCGCATCGAAGTCGGGCAGGGCCTTGAAGGCGCTATTCCTGATATTTACGCAAAACGAATTATCAGCGATCAGGTCATTCCGCTTTTCCGAGCGAAAAGATATTCCGCGGGTGTCGTCGTCGGTGTTCACGAAATTCTGCGTCTTGCAGATAAAGAATTCGCCGATGAAAAACAACTTCAAGAAAATGATTCCAAAGGCGGCGGAGACATTCCTGTCTTTGTCATCATCGCTATTCTCATCATCATCTCCATCTTAGGTCGTTTCGGCGGCGGTCGCGGTCGTTACTATCGTGGTGGCGGTGGCTGGGGCGGAGGCACCTTCGGCGGCGGAGGTTGGGGCTCCGGTGGTAGTGGTGGCGGCTGGTCCGGCGGTGGCGGGGGATTCTCGGGAGGCGGCGCCTCGGGTAACTGGTGA